A stretch of Candidatus Thermokryptus mobilis DNA encodes these proteins:
- a CDS encoding ribosome maturation factor RimP, translated as MLNLEELKSKLREIIVPIVENSGAYLVDLNLKGVGKKLTLEVFVDTDDGITINECEKISKLISDALDVYDPIPGSYRLEVSSPGVGNPFKVKRQYITNIGRFLRVKYLREDSQQVVEVMGRLVSADDDKIELELKDVKIILRYEQIIEAKTEIVW; from the coding sequence ATGTTAAATCTTGAAGAGTTAAAGTCCAAGCTAAGAGAGATAATTGTTCCAATAGTTGAAAATTCAGGTGCGTATCTGGTTGATCTTAACTTAAAGGGAGTCGGGAAAAAGTTAACTCTTGAGGTTTTCGTTGACACTGACGATGGGATAACGATAAACGAGTGCGAGAAGATAAGCAAGTTAATTTCTGATGCGCTTGATGTTTATGACCCAATCCCTGGGAGTTATCGTCTTGAGGTTTCATCTCCTGGGGTTGGAAATCCATTTAAGGTTAAGAGGCAGTATATAACGAATATTGGGAGATTTCTTCGGGTTAAGTATCTGCGGGAGGACTCTCAGCAAGTGGTTGAAGTAATGGGGCGTCTTGTGTCAGCGGACGATGATAAAATTGAGCTTGAATTAAAGGATGTGAAAATCATTTTGAGATATGAGCAAATAATTGAGGCAAAAACAGAAATCGTTTGGTAA
- the nusA gene encoding transcription termination factor NusA: MNREIVEAFTQLAKEKKVEKEKITFILEDVFRTLIKKKYGEDAEYELIVNLDRGDIEIYLVKDIVDVVTDPLRQISVQKAKEFDPTLEVGERFPDKIELKDFGLRLISQAKQLFIQKLSEFERDSIMREYEQHRGEILIGEIYQVYLGKDNKPELVLLMHNKNELMLPKSEMIPDERYRKNESLRVLVKEVKPPNPKDAKRGDSPQIIVSRADPQFLVKLFELEIPEVYDGVVVIKNVARIPGKKSKVAVASTDERVDPVGACVGMKGVRIHSIVKELNNENIDVIAYSDDPAIFIARALQPAKPKAVEIDKEKRKAIVYVPPEEISTAVGTEGINVKLASELTEYDIEIVGTEGEKKDVQKIVRLSDLKDQIGEEIYQRLKDAGIETNRDYLALSDDNIKSILSGLPNVDDKKIKRLRNIIRKASR; encoded by the coding sequence ATGAATCGTGAAATAGTTGAAGCATTTACGCAACTTGCTAAGGAGAAAAAAGTTGAAAAGGAAAAGATAACATTCATTCTTGAGGATGTGTTCAGAACGCTCATCAAAAAGAAGTATGGTGAGGACGCCGAATATGAACTTATTGTTAACTTAGATAGAGGCGATATTGAAATTTATTTGGTTAAAGACATCGTTGATGTTGTGACAGATCCGTTAAGGCAGATCTCGGTGCAGAAGGCGAAGGAGTTTGACCCGACGCTTGAGGTTGGTGAAAGGTTCCCTGATAAGATTGAGTTGAAAGATTTCGGATTGAGGTTGATTTCGCAGGCGAAGCAATTGTTTATTCAGAAGTTAAGTGAGTTTGAGCGCGACTCAATTATGAGGGAGTATGAACAGCACAGGGGCGAGATATTAATAGGTGAAATTTATCAGGTTTACCTTGGCAAAGATAATAAGCCAGAGTTGGTTTTGCTTATGCATAATAAGAATGAATTAATGTTGCCGAAAAGTGAGATGATCCCGGATGAAAGATATAGGAAGAACGAAAGTTTAAGGGTTCTTGTTAAGGAGGTTAAGCCACCCAATCCAAAGGATGCAAAAAGGGGCGATAGTCCGCAGATTATTGTTTCAAGGGCTGATCCTCAATTTCTTGTTAAATTGTTTGAGCTTGAAATCCCCGAAGTTTACGATGGTGTCGTTGTGATAAAAAATGTTGCGAGAATTCCAGGTAAGAAATCAAAAGTCGCAGTTGCATCAACAGATGAAAGGGTTGACCCAGTTGGCGCTTGTGTTGGTATGAAGGGAGTTAGAATTCATTCAATAGTCAAGGAACTTAACAATGAAAACATAGATGTCATCGCTTACAGCGATGACCCAGCTATCTTCATCGCAAGGGCTTTACAGCCAGCAAAACCAAAAGCTGTTGAAATAGACAAGGAGAAAAGGAAAGCCATTGTTTATGTCCCACCAGAAGAAATTTCAACAGCTGTTGGGACGGAAGGCATTAATGTTAAACTGGCATCGGAGTTGACTGAGTATGATATTGAGATAGTCGGAACGGAGGGTGAGAAAAAGGATGTCCAAAAAATTGTCCGTTTGTCCGATTTGAAAGATCAAATAGGTGAGGAGATTTATCAGCGTTTGAAAGATGCGGGAATTGAAACCAATAGGGATTATTTAGCCCTTTCAGATGACAACATAAAATCAATTCTTTCCGGTTTGCCAAATGTTGATGATAAAAAAATAAAGAGATTGAGAAACATAATAAGAAAAGCGTCTAGGTAA
- the infB gene encoding translation initiation factor IF-2, with protein MPKRIYQIAKELNISSDELVSFLQKQGFSEVKNHMALVDDKMLEVIDKHYKHERELAERQRRKRETFEKATKVEEPKVEPVEGGKVGIVESGGEKKETIIEVVQVEEVTQGSELAQEIAPVVEPRVEQEVKQEVKTEEEVKTEIADTPVLEKEQEKVEQKPIEELEQKKHEPTEGLVYVDMGEDRKKKREEDRFERKGRRERDRRRRKFKEERKRVGETKRKEKETKEVVHAPEVEVKKDETRKKKQLKEKEERRKAFEFEGEIKKPIKKAKRSRIELDEDEILRRIDQTLAEIEDSGPDIREIIKKRKKKERQEKEEKKIEQIEREKRKIKAAEFITVNELANIIGVPASEIIKKCLNLGLVVSINQRLDFDTITLIASDYGFEVEKAEEYLEDIIEEEPDRPEDLEPRPPVVTIMGHVDHGKTTLLDYIRQSNIVAGEAGGITQHIGAYQVTLPNGKQITFIDTPGHEAFTAMRARGAQVTDIVVLVVAADDAVMPQTVEAINHALAANVPIIVAINKIDKPEANPDKIKQQLAERGILVEDWGGKYQCVEISAKYGKNVDLLLEKILLEAEIMDLKANPKKKARGVVIESKLDKGRGPIGTVLVQNGTLKIGDPFVAGTTFGRVRAMFDERGNKVEIAKPSTPVQVIGFDNLPEAGDSFVVVEDEKAAREIANRRSQLKREQRFRQLRAVSLDKLSEQIKEGKVKELPIIIKADVNGSIEALSDSLMKLSNEEVKVRIIHRAVGAISESDVLLAQASGAIIIGFNVRPTSAAKKLAESENVEIRLYNIIYNVINDVKSALEGMLEPERREEILGTADVRETFKIAKVGTVAGCFVTEGKILRNARARLIRNGIVIYDGKIASLKRFKDDVKEVEAGLECGIALENYNDIKVGDIIEAYNILEVKRKLEEVKKI; from the coding sequence ATGCCAAAAAGGATATATCAAATAGCGAAGGAATTGAATATCTCTTCAGACGAGCTTGTGAGCTTTTTACAAAAACAGGGATTTTCAGAGGTTAAGAATCATATGGCTTTGGTTGACGACAAAATGCTTGAGGTGATAGATAAACACTACAAGCATGAAAGAGAGCTTGCTGAGCGTCAAAGGAGAAAAAGAGAAACATTTGAGAAAGCTACAAAAGTTGAAGAGCCCAAGGTTGAACCTGTGGAAGGTGGTAAAGTTGGAATAGTTGAATCTGGGGGAGAGAAGAAAGAAACAATTATTGAAGTTGTTCAGGTTGAAGAAGTTACGCAAGGATCGGAGTTGGCTCAGGAAATCGCACCAGTAGTTGAACCGAGAGTTGAACAAGAAGTTAAACAGGAAGTTAAAACCGAAGAAGAAGTTAAGACGGAAATCGCAGATACGCCTGTTTTAGAAAAGGAACAAGAGAAAGTAGAGCAGAAACCGATTGAGGAATTGGAGCAAAAGAAGCATGAACCGACAGAAGGTTTGGTTTATGTTGATATGGGTGAGGATAGGAAGAAGAAGAGAGAAGAAGATAGATTTGAAAGGAAGGGCAGGAGGGAGAGAGATAGAAGACGAAGGAAATTCAAAGAGGAAAGGAAGCGGGTAGGGGAAACGAAGAGGAAAGAGAAAGAAACAAAAGAAGTTGTTCATGCTCCTGAGGTTGAGGTAAAGAAGGATGAAACGAGAAAGAAAAAGCAATTAAAGGAAAAGGAAGAAAGGAGGAAAGCATTTGAGTTTGAGGGCGAGATAAAAAAGCCAATTAAAAAAGCAAAACGCAGTAGGATTGAGCTTGATGAGGATGAAATTTTGAGAAGAATTGATCAGACATTGGCTGAGATTGAGGATTCAGGACCAGATATAAGGGAAATAATAAAGAAACGCAAGAAAAAGGAAAGGCAGGAGAAGGAAGAGAAGAAGATTGAGCAAATTGAACGCGAAAAGAGAAAGATTAAAGCTGCGGAGTTTATTACCGTTAATGAACTTGCGAATATAATTGGGGTTCCGGCAAGTGAGATAATCAAGAAATGTCTTAACCTTGGGCTTGTTGTTTCAATTAATCAACGACTTGATTTTGATACGATAACTTTGATAGCGAGCGATTACGGATTTGAAGTTGAAAAAGCTGAAGAATATCTTGAAGATATAATTGAGGAAGAACCAGATCGTCCAGAGGACCTTGAACCCAGACCTCCTGTTGTCACAATCATGGGACATGTTGACCACGGTAAGACAACACTTCTTGATTATATAAGACAGAGCAATATCGTTGCAGGTGAAGCTGGAGGTATAACTCAGCATATAGGAGCATATCAAGTTACACTGCCTAATGGCAAGCAAATTACATTTATTGACACCCCAGGTCATGAGGCGTTTACAGCTATGCGTGCGCGCGGGGCTCAGGTGACGGATATAGTTGTTCTTGTGGTTGCTGCGGATGATGCGGTTATGCCACAAACAGTTGAAGCAATTAACCACGCACTTGCTGCAAATGTCCCGATAATCGTTGCTATAAATAAAATTGATAAACCAGAGGCAAACCCAGATAAAATTAAACAACAACTTGCAGAAAGGGGAATTCTTGTTGAGGACTGGGGTGGGAAATACCAGTGCGTTGAAATATCGGCAAAATATGGAAAGAATGTTGATCTTTTGCTTGAGAAGATTTTGCTTGAAGCTGAAATTATGGATCTAAAAGCGAACCCAAAGAAAAAAGCTCGTGGTGTTGTAATTGAATCAAAACTTGACAAAGGACGCGGTCCTATTGGAACTGTCCTGGTGCAAAACGGAACATTAAAAATCGGTGACCCTTTTGTCGCTGGCACAACCTTTGGCAGAGTAAGAGCGATGTTTGATGAACGAGGGAATAAAGTTGAGATCGCAAAACCATCAACCCCAGTTCAAGTGATTGGATTTGATAATCTTCCTGAAGCGGGTGATTCTTTCGTTGTGGTTGAAGATGAAAAAGCAGCTCGTGAGATCGCAAATAGAAGAAGTCAATTGAAGAGGGAACAAAGATTTAGGCAATTGAGGGCTGTTTCGCTTGATAAGCTCTCAGAGCAAATCAAAGAGGGCAAGGTTAAGGAATTGCCTATTATCATAAAAGCAGATGTCAACGGTTCAATTGAAGCGCTCTCTGACTCACTTATGAAGCTTTCAAATGAAGAAGTGAAAGTTAGGATAATTCACAGAGCAGTGGGTGCTATAAGTGAGTCCGATGTCCTCTTGGCTCAAGCATCCGGGGCTATTATAATTGGTTTCAATGTTAGACCAACATCAGCAGCGAAAAAACTCGCAGAAAGCGAAAATGTTGAGATACGGCTTTACAATATCATTTATAATGTGATCAACGATGTAAAGAGTGCACTTGAAGGAATGCTTGAACCAGAGAGAAGAGAAGAGATACTTGGAACTGCTGATGTAAGGGAGACATTCAAAATTGCGAAAGTTGGGACAGTTGCGGGTTGTTTTGTGACAGAGGGTAAAATTTTGAGAAATGCGAGAGCGCGACTTATAAGAAATGGAATAGTGATTTATGACGGAAAAATCGCTTCTCTGAAAAGATTTAAGGATGATGTCAAGGAGGTTGAAGCTGGACTTGAATGTGGTATAGCGCTTGAAAATTACAACGATATTAAAGTCGGAGATATAATTGAAGCTTATAATATCCTTGAGGTTAAACGAAAACTTGAAGAGGTGAAGAAGATATAG
- the rbfA gene encoding 30S ribosome-binding factor RbfA gives MSTFRPQRVASLIKEEVSDIISKVLEHETVGFWTVTDVKVSPDLRYAKIYISIYGDRVTQQNTLRKIDSLKKTIRSRLGSRLRLRFTPEIEFYLDDTLEHVDRINALLKQIENRAKDNSKGDESSGTEDKEG, from the coding sequence ATGAGCACTTTTAGACCACAGCGAGTGGCTTCACTTATAAAAGAAGAAGTTTCGGATATCATTTCAAAAGTTCTTGAACATGAGACAGTTGGATTTTGGACTGTGACCGATGTTAAAGTTAGCCCTGACCTTAGGTATGCGAAAATTTACATTAGCATTTACGGTGACAGGGTAACCCAGCAGAACACACTTAGAAAGATTGATTCACTTAAAAAAACGATACGCTCTCGCCTTGGCTCAAGGTTGAGGTTGAGATTTACACCTGAGATTGAATTTTACCTTGACGATACGCTTGAACATGTTGATAGAATTAATGCTCTTTTGAAACAGATTGAAAATCGTGCGAAAGACAATAGCAAGGGTGATGAATCTTCTGGCACAGAGGATAAAGAAGGGTGA
- the truB gene encoding tRNA pseudouridine(55) synthase TruB: MRKTIARVMNLLAQRIKKGDIILVNKPAGWSSYKVVDKVKRWFKVKKAGHGGTLDPFATGLLVVATGKKTKELSKISQLDKEYEGIMELGAITSSFDPETEIVERRPLDGITEERIKDTVKYFIGEIEQVPPMYSAVKHKGKPLYELARKGIVIERKPRKVKIYDFQILDIKLPQVYFRVRCSKGTYIRSLVHDFGEKLGCGAYLKSLVRTRIGDFKLDDALTIEELKKISTESGSSKEHT, encoded by the coding sequence GTGCGAAAGACAATAGCAAGGGTGATGAATCTTCTGGCACAGAGGATAAAGAAGGGTGATATAATTCTAGTTAATAAACCAGCGGGTTGGTCGTCTTATAAAGTCGTTGACAAAGTGAAAAGATGGTTTAAGGTGAAGAAAGCTGGGCATGGTGGAACGCTTGACCCTTTCGCAACGGGTCTTTTGGTTGTTGCTACGGGTAAAAAAACAAAGGAACTTTCAAAAATATCGCAACTTGATAAAGAATATGAGGGAATAATGGAGCTTGGTGCTATTACTTCAAGCTTTGACCCTGAAACTGAGATTGTTGAAAGGCGCCCGCTTGATGGGATAACCGAGGAAAGGATCAAAGATACAGTGAAGTATTTCATCGGGGAGATTGAACAAGTCCCACCGATGTATTCAGCCGTAAAGCATAAAGGTAAGCCACTTTATGAACTTGCGAGGAAAGGTATAGTAATTGAGCGTAAACCAAGAAAGGTTAAAATTTACGATTTTCAAATTCTTGATATAAAACTTCCGCAAGTTTATTTTCGGGTTAGATGCTCAAAGGGAACTTATATAAGATCACTTGTCCATGATTTTGGGGAAAAATTAGGATGTGGAGCGTATCTTAAATCGCTCGTTAGGACTCGGATAGGTGATTTTAAGCTTGATGACGCATTGACGATTGAGGAATTAAAAAAAATTTCAACTGAAAGTGGAAGTAGTAAGGAACATACATAG
- a CDS encoding bifunctional riboflavin kinase/FAD synthetase: MEVVRNIHRISKDVNSIVTVGVFDGVHIAHREILKRMKREKEITGSRTVVVTFDPHPQEILKPGEKFQILTTIDERIELLSEYEPDVILVVNFTPDFANITAEVFCREIMMGKIGLRKVIVGYNHAFGKNREGNPEKLMEFARKYGFEVELLPQFLVEGVPVSSSKIRSILNEGNVKLASKLLGRYYFINGVVVKGSGRGKELGIPTANIEPNSRRKLIPKNGVYVVKVTLDKRSYFGVMNIGYRPTFELDSERVLEVHILGFNEEIYFKHIKIEFIDRLRDEIKFSSPLELVRQIEIDKSKAIELIEREFSVEEVSNLKKI; encoded by the coding sequence GTGGAAGTAGTAAGGAACATACATAGGATTAGTAAAGATGTAAATTCAATTGTGACTGTCGGTGTTTTTGATGGAGTTCATATCGCCCACCGTGAAATTTTAAAGAGGATGAAAAGGGAAAAAGAGATAACAGGTTCAAGGACAGTTGTTGTGACTTTTGATCCACATCCTCAGGAAATTTTAAAACCCGGTGAAAAGTTTCAAATTTTGACAACGATTGATGAAAGGATTGAGCTTTTAAGCGAATATGAACCCGATGTCATCCTCGTTGTGAATTTTACGCCTGATTTTGCAAATATAACCGCTGAAGTATTTTGTCGTGAGATAATGATGGGTAAAATTGGCTTGAGGAAAGTGATAGTTGGATATAACCATGCCTTTGGTAAAAATAGAGAGGGTAACCCCGAGAAATTGATGGAGTTTGCCAGAAAGTATGGCTTTGAGGTTGAGCTCTTACCTCAGTTTTTAGTTGAAGGTGTTCCTGTGAGCAGTTCAAAGATAAGGTCAATTTTAAATGAGGGGAATGTAAAACTTGCATCTAAATTGCTTGGGCGATATTATTTTATAAATGGAGTAGTTGTTAAGGGAAGTGGACGAGGCAAAGAACTTGGTATACCGACAGCAAACATTGAACCGAATTCAAGAAGAAAACTTATACCTAAAAACGGTGTTTATGTTGTGAAGGTGACATTGGATAAAAGAAGTTATTTTGGAGTTATGAACATTGGATATAGACCGACATTTGAACTTGACAGTGAAAGGGTGCTAGAAGTTCATATATTGGGTTTTAATGAGGAGATTTATTTCAAGCATATAAAGATTGAGTTCATTGATAGGTTGAGGGATGAGATAAAGTTTTCATCACCGCTTGAACTTGTAAGACAAATTGAAATTGACAAAAGTAAAGCTATTGAATTGATTGAAAGGGAGTTTTCCGTAGAAGAAGTTTCAAATTTAAAGAAAATTTAA
- the rpsO gene encoding 30S ribosomal protein S15 translates to MPLTSEQKRELVKKYGKHEKDTGSPEVQIAILTARINQLGEHFEKHPKDKHSRMGLMKMIGKRRRLLRYLERTNYESYKRIIEELNLRK, encoded by the coding sequence ATGCCATTGACAAGCGAGCAAAAAAGAGAACTCGTTAAAAAGTACGGTAAACACGAAAAAGATACAGGTTCCCCTGAGGTTCAGATAGCGATATTAACTGCCAGAATCAATCAGCTTGGTGAACATTTTGAGAAGCATCCCAAGGATAAACATTCAAGGATGGGGTTGATGAAAATGATCGGTAAGAGGAGACGATTGTTGAGATATCTTGAACGCACAAATTATGAAAGTTACAAGAGAATTATTGAAGAGCTTAATTTGAGAAAATAA
- a CDS encoding polyribonucleotide nucleotidyltransferase: MSYLKREIEIGGKILSFEIGKYAKQADGSVMVRYADTMVLATAVAENEPREDIDFMPLSVEYREKTSAAGKIPGGFEKREGKPTEKEILSARLIDRALRPLFPKEFKCETQVTVTVFSFDLENDPDVIGGIASSMALMISDIPWNGPIAEVRVGKIDGQFVINPTISQLDKSELDLVVAGTIDSIVMVEGEAKEISEKDMVEAIKFAHEYIKKICEVQIEIAKEAGKPKRELVKEKIPERIVNDVKEIAEPRIKELNRTPLKKLERKERMDAILLETIETLKQRYMSEFVLDESGNQIPLINLYPKLEFWVKQVVEEIERLDMRYMVLREGRRIDGRGLNDIRPITAEVGVLPRTHGSALFTRGETQSLATVTLGTKMDEQLIDGLLPEYTKRFMLHYNFPPFSVGEVAPFRGPSRREIGHGNLAERALKNLIPSEEEFPYTIRVVSDILESNGSSSMATVCSGTLALMDGGIPLKKHVAGIAMGLVKEGEEVAILTDILGNEDRLGDMDFKVAGTRDGITAFQMDIKISGISYEIFERALEQAKEARMKILDILEKTIPGPRPEISPYAPRLITTRIPVEMIGWVIGPAGKNIKMMKQEFGAEVFIEDDGLVWISGPNKESCERAKQMVEQLAEVPEVGKVYKGIVKKIADFGAFVEILPGKIGLLHISEIDHRRIEKVSDVLKVGDEVEVQILTIDDMGRFTLSRKSLIPKVEQGKPQQTSRPQETSQTRPQKTRR, from the coding sequence ATGTCGTATCTTAAAAGGGAAATTGAAATAGGAGGTAAGATTTTATCTTTTGAAATTGGTAAGTATGCCAAGCAAGCGGATGGATCTGTAATGGTGAGATATGCTGACACGATGGTTTTAGCGACTGCGGTTGCAGAAAATGAGCCTAGGGAGGACATTGATTTTATGCCTCTTTCCGTTGAATACAGGGAGAAGACATCGGCAGCTGGTAAAATTCCAGGTGGTTTTGAGAAAAGGGAGGGAAAGCCAACAGAAAAAGAAATTTTATCGGCGCGTTTAATTGATAGGGCGTTGCGTCCGCTTTTCCCAAAGGAATTTAAATGTGAGACACAAGTAACAGTTACAGTTTTTTCTTTTGACCTTGAAAATGACCCTGATGTAATTGGTGGTATTGCAAGTTCAATGGCACTTATGATTTCGGATATCCCTTGGAATGGTCCAATAGCTGAAGTGAGGGTTGGCAAGATTGATGGTCAATTTGTTATAAACCCAACGATTTCCCAACTTGACAAGAGTGAGCTTGATCTTGTAGTTGCTGGGACGATTGATTCAATAGTTATGGTTGAGGGAGAGGCGAAGGAAATTTCTGAGAAGGATATGGTTGAGGCAATAAAGTTTGCTCACGAGTATATTAAAAAGATTTGTGAAGTGCAAATTGAAATTGCTAAAGAAGCAGGGAAACCAAAAAGAGAACTCGTAAAAGAGAAAATTCCAGAACGCATTGTTAACGATGTCAAGGAAATAGCTGAACCGAGGATAAAGGAACTTAACAGGACTCCTCTTAAGAAGCTTGAGCGTAAGGAAAGAATGGATGCGATTTTGCTTGAGACGATTGAAACACTCAAGCAAAGATATATGAGTGAGTTTGTTTTGGATGAGTCGGGGAATCAAATTCCTCTCATCAATCTTTATCCAAAGCTTGAATTTTGGGTGAAGCAGGTGGTTGAGGAGATAGAGCGACTTGATATGAGGTATATGGTTTTACGGGAAGGTAGGAGAATAGATGGGCGTGGTTTAAATGATATTAGACCGATTACAGCTGAGGTTGGTGTCTTACCAAGAACTCATGGCTCAGCGTTGTTCACGCGTGGGGAGACACAGTCGCTTGCAACTGTGACGCTTGGGACGAAGATGGATGAGCAGTTGATTGATGGTTTATTGCCCGAGTATACAAAAAGGTTTATGCTCCATTACAATTTCCCGCCGTTCTCCGTTGGTGAAGTTGCACCTTTCAGAGGCCCGAGTAGAAGGGAAATCGGGCACGGGAACCTTGCTGAAAGAGCATTGAAAAATTTGATACCGTCGGAGGAGGAATTCCCTTATACAATAAGGGTCGTCTCGGACATCCTTGAGTCAAACGGTTCATCGTCAATGGCGACCGTTTGTTCAGGCACGCTTGCCTTGATGGATGGTGGAATTCCTTTGAAAAAACATGTCGCTGGGATTGCGATGGGGCTTGTAAAGGAAGGGGAAGAAGTTGCGATTCTGACCGATATACTTGGGAATGAAGATCGGCTTGGTGATATGGATTTCAAAGTTGCTGGAACAAGGGATGGAATAACGGCATTTCAAATGGATATAAAGATAAGCGGAATAAGCTATGAGATTTTTGAGCGTGCCCTTGAACAAGCAAAAGAAGCGAGGATGAAAATTCTTGATATACTTGAAAAAACAATCCCAGGGCCAAGACCTGAGATATCACCCTATGCACCGCGACTTATCACTACGAGGATTCCCGTTGAGATGATTGGATGGGTTATAGGTCCAGCTGGGAAAAACATCAAAATGATGAAGCAAGAATTTGGTGCTGAGGTTTTCATAGAAGATGATGGGCTTGTTTGGATAAGTGGTCCAAATAAGGAATCTTGCGAAAGGGCAAAACAAATGGTTGAACAACTGGCAGAGGTTCCTGAAGTTGGAAAAGTTTACAAAGGCATCGTTAAGAAAATAGCTGATTTCGGGGCTTTTGTTGAAATTTTACCGGGGAAAATTGGACTTCTTCATATCTCCGAAATTGACCACAGGAGAATTGAAAAAGTATCTGATGTCTTGAAGGTTGGAGATGAAGTTGAGGTGCAAATATTGACGATTGATGATATGGGGAGATTTACTTTGAGCAGGAAATCGCTCATTCCAAAGGTGGAACAAGGAAAACCACAGCAAACATCTCGTCCGCAAGAAACCTCTCAAACACGCCCGCAAAAAACGAGAAGATAG
- a CDS encoding transketolase, with protein sequence MENSILELKIIATKIRIDIIKMLNLAGSGHPGGSLSCVEILVALFWEKIKRTPENALDPNRDRFILSKGHGVPALYAVLAHRGVIPYDELFTLRKINSRLQGHPSRLDLPYVEASTGSLGQGLSIAQGIALAGKIDNRSYRVYCLLGDGEMQEGQVWEAIMSAPKFKLDNLCAIVDYNKGQIDGYVRDVMDIEPLVEKLRAFNWNVIEIDGHDFERILAAFDEAELVKGKPTFIVAHTIKGKGVSFMEDNHEWHGKAPNDEETKLALAELEAQLNELLSQKVEVK encoded by the coding sequence ATGGAAAATTCCATTCTTGAGCTTAAGATAATCGCCACAAAAATTCGCATTGACATCATAAAAATGTTAAATCTCGCTGGATCGGGTCATCCTGGTGGTTCTCTCTCATGTGTTGAAATACTTGTTGCTTTGTTCTGGGAGAAGATAAAGAGGACGCCTGAAAATGCTTTGGATCCGAACAGGGATAGATTTATTTTATCAAAGGGACATGGGGTGCCAGCTTTATATGCTGTTCTTGCCCATAGAGGTGTAATCCCTTATGATGAACTTTTTACTTTGAGAAAAATAAATTCCCGTCTTCAGGGTCATCCTTCGCGACTTGATCTTCCCTATGTTGAAGCGTCAACTGGTTCACTTGGTCAGGGCTTGTCAATAGCTCAGGGGATTGCGCTTGCTGGGAAGATTGACAATAGAAGTTATAGGGTTTATTGTCTCCTTGGTGATGGCGAAATGCAGGAGGGTCAGGTTTGGGAAGCGATAATGTCCGCACCGAAATTTAAACTTGATAATCTTTGTGCGATAGTTGATTACAACAAGGGTCAAATTGATGGATATGTTAGAGATGTGATGGACATTGAACCGCTTGTTGAAAAATTAAGGGCTTTTAATTGGAATGTCATTGAAATTGACGGTCATGATTTTGAACGGATTTTAGCTGCTTTTGACGAAGCTGAACTTGTTAAAGGTAAACCAACTTTTATAGTTGCCCACACGATAAAAGGTAAAGGTGTCTCTTTTATGGAGGACAATCACGAATGGCATGGGAAAGCACCGAATGATGAAGAAACAAAACTTGCTCTTGCTGAACTTGAAGCGCAATTGAATGAGCTTTTATCACAAAAGGTGGAGGTGAAATAA